From the genome of Chloracidobacterium sp.:
CAATGGCACAGAAGTAGTGGTCAGGGGGGACGGTTGTGGGGCGGAAGGTTTCGTACAGGAGCAGGGCGAACAGGAGGTGGAACTCGCTGGGCAAGGCTTCTTCGTCCTCAAACTCGCTGGGGAGGTCGTCCATGGTGAGGACGCGGCGGGCGGGGAGGTGAGGTGGTGGAGGCGTGGGCGACGGCGAGTGGGTTGGGTGTGGGGCGGGCGTCGTCATTGGTTGTCTCCTGAGCGGCTGGGATGAGCAGATGAAGGTGTTGATGGCACAACGGCAGACGAAGGTACAGCTGGCGCGTACGCTTGGTGTCGTCAGGGTAGCAAGCTGGCGACGCCCGCTG
Proteins encoded in this window:
- a CDS encoding Uma2 family endonuclease, which translates into the protein MTTPAPHPTHSPSPTPPPPHLPARRVLTMDDLPSEFEDEEALPSEFHLLFALLLYETFRPTTVPPDHYFCAI